Part of the Nicotiana sylvestris chromosome 2, ASM39365v2, whole genome shotgun sequence genome, gttagtcaaaatttagggacttAAGGTAGGTGAGAAAAGAGATATATTATGTTAAAGTATTTGGGGCAGACTCTAttcctcattcgaggatgaatgatcctcagcgggggagaatgtaaggccccgaaaaatttcgctaagtaatttaggatttcgtggtgccaggtaggctaattataatattttacgtGCTATTAACATGAAGGACATCAATTGGATTTgataaataagtgtataagtcatataataagtaatttggggtccaaggaaaggcctaagtctaagtcaaattggaaaatttcataataggctaaattccaaatgagttcgcacaagtccacactttggacgagcattatatatatatatatatatatatatatatatatatatatatatatatatatatatatatatatatatatatatataagattttATATGAtgaacctatcaaatgaaaggtctttgagtctagtttctaacgctttaaaccgttcgtcatttggacattcctacacaaagttatgatcaaattaccaaaggctagcAAAATGCGATCCCATGGTAGATTCTGCAATCGCAAAACCATTATGCAGTCCGCATAATAGATCTGCAACCACAAAAATGGTCCCAAAATGGGCCAGTGTAGCCCAATTCTGGGCACCAAttttgcggtgcattatgcgacctgCATACCAATtgtgcggtccattatgcgatcgcagacccGGGTTCGGAGGGTTAATTTTGCTATTTTCATgacccgaccccattttaatatataggctttggggTTTCATTTGGGGCGATATTTAgatgattttagagagagttaagagaattttagagagagaagccTAACATTCTAACCATTCAATCTTTCATCactcttcaagaatcaaggaaaccaatcataagatcttcatctaagagattgggattgctagaatttccgtaacgttgtagtaacttaagaaaatcttaaacaaggtatgtaaggctaaaaccccctcttcttagaattgAGCTCCCACGGTGTCCATGCAAATATTGTAAGTCtgaaatttgattgatgtagtacttgtAATTTCAGAGgaattggtgttgcaagaatatatatGAAAGGTGTATCTCAATATGttcaatatgctattcttggtaaattgaagatatgtgaagaatgtgaactatgtgctaaaatgcctagatttcaagtcaagtttaaattgagattgttatgccaaactatgtgaaatcctctatgtataaagatgtttgaaataaatcaaatgaatttgggaaatagagtgtggccaacATGCCGAGAACTTGATCTATAATTGTGcctggtgatgcctatgacatgagaaaatatgaaacaTATTATGAAATGAGTCTTAACTCTACTTTCCATAAACGACTTCAATAATAAAGTGTCCTAAAGGCTTTGTACACAATTTATGCCCATAAATGGTTGTTCGAGATAATGTTTTGCCTTATAGGTACATCCAATGTGATCCGAGTTATTACATTcttcgatgttgaaattgtatattgtcatatttggaaaagagtaattcaagaataattgttgtaattgcttgtttatgaatttgatgtgtgtttctattgtggtttggtgtgttccctcctttttggaagaatcctttgtgtttaaagttctcattgctaatgaacttgaggtgtatgatttctaAAATATTGTATATGTCTAtgattcatgattcctctcaCGTGTACATGACATCTTGGattgaatggcttgttgttgaaattgatattgatgtgaaatgtgggggaaaagagctcgaattatgaaatgcggcctagtgccaagtatgatgtgataattgtggccccaagtgccgataaACTGATATATATGaagtaaagattgaaatgagatgatatatggaaaaggaaaaatgtcttggtaagacggcctagctgatcgggccgtgatcggatgtcatgccacacacatggtggtattgtacgATATTGAAATCGGAAAGTATGAAATTGTGACTGAGCTaaatgtctcaaatgaggcaacctagctgatcgggtcgtgatcggactccgcacaagaaggcagtggtattgtgaatgatggtgCAACAGTATGAAATGTCCCAACCTAAAGCTATGAAAATTATGTGAAAGAgatgtgattccttttatttgatgatgtagtgattgtttaaagcttttgttgaatctttatgatttctttgttcttgtatggttgttctttctaatgagatggtgtttagttatacatactagtgatATTCGACAGCACTAACGTCCTTTTGCCGAGGacgctacatctttaaatggatgtaggtggttccatagcaggcagtgttggtcgcagctagtgacgcatcttcctttcagctgacttggtgagctccacttcatttcggggtcctgtatcgttgtttatcatgtactttgtattttgaggtatagccggagccttgttgctggcattttcatattattcttcagttatatctagaggctccgtagacaggttgtagGTGGAGTTTGATAATGGGGAATTGAATTAGAAATATTGATATTTGGCAaagatgtataaaacttgtaatattttgaaaattatgaacgaagttgctaatggaaatgaaattgaAGTCGTTAATGATATATTTAtgaagtatgattaatggagtccatctcctctttattcatgaattagtttaggtagaatgaaatctaacaggcttgttcagtcgggtttactcagttgagcgtcggtcgcgctcctcgatttttggggcgtgacacttaGTGACTCTGACTTTGCTGAGAAAATTAGCGCCATTGGCAATCAGCTCTCTGCGATCAAGGATCTTCTCATTGCCACCTAGTCCACTGTTGGTACCATTCATGTTATCTCCAAGAAAACAGGGTCTGATGTCTCCCAGATACGAGTTGCAGTTCTCAAAGTAAGGGAAAACGCTGTCAAGGCTTTCAAGGAGGTTTATGACAAGCTTGACGGAATGGGTGTCTCAGCCAACGCCAGCTTTGATCAACTAAAGGAGACCATCTGCAACACTCTTACCTATTTTCTGCGTCGTTAGTGTGGAATTTTAAGATAATATTTCTTTGTTGTGCTATTTTTGGACTGAGATATCAGTCGGtggataattttttttctttcttttgttatgtTCTCACTCTACCAGTACATTCTGCTATGGATTCTATTTATGCATGTCGTTTAGTTATTCCCTCTTTGCTGATGTTAAAAAGGGGGAGAAAGGATATATGTATTTTGTGCAGGTACAGAACAAGCCGACTATGGCACCCTTTGAGGGGGAGTCACAGATCCTGAAGAAGTCGACTACATGCGCTAATTACTACTCCTATTGAGGGGGAGCAAACTACAGGGAAGTCAACTGATGTGTCGACTACATGTGCCTCAAGCTACTTACTGCTCCTATTGAGGGGGAGCAAACTACAGGGAAGTCAACTGATGtttatacatatattattttgtcatcataaaaaaagggagattgttagatctaattttaatgatgaaaataatatatttgctCTTTGTATATGAACTCTTGGATAGCTATCAAGATTGGTGAAATCAATCAGCAATGATCAAAGAACGTATGGATTGATATACAAGATTGGCGGAATAAATCAGAAGATACTGACAAGATCAAGAGATGCGATTAAAGGAAGAAGACATCAATCAGAAGATACTGTCGGCATCAATCAAGGCTAAACTAAAGGAATCAAATAAATTAAGATCTCGCTGAATATTCAATCaagtgtctaattatggaggaTCAAGATTTCGGGTTCAAAAGAGTCGTTGCAGAATAGCTTTATTCTTGAAAAGAATCAATCTCTTTTCAAGGATCAAATCTTTTGGGTTGGCAAatctttccagaattcaagcctcTCTCAAAGTATTTAAACCTGTAATCACACCTTATCAAAATATACTTTGATCAAGCCAAACaccctctctttgttctactgcaaacaaacattgtagctCTCTAAGACCTGTtgtgtaacaagttagagaagatagagagaacaacactggtgaggcattgtatcaaaagaaACGAGTGATATAGGAACGGAGCTATCACATCATTTTCCTTGTACTCGAAGAAACTCATTCACTAAATAAAACTCCCTTGCAACCTaaggggactggactaggattcacattgaatccgaactagtataaaaattctggtgtctttaattcctgcatttaATTTCAGCATCTTATATTCTGTTATTACTACTGTCAGTTTATTAcatctagtcgactaattgaAAAACTAGTCAACTAACAgcaattaagtttaaaaataaacaATTCACCCCCCTCCCCCTCTTGTACTTTTAATGTGACTAGTTCTTAGTATTAATAATAAGTATTCCAATTTctcaacaacaaaaaaagaaaggaaatatcCACTTTTTTGTAGTCAATGAAGCTTTGACAGAATGACAATAGTTTAAGGTGATATAAACTAAATTTCTTTCAATCCTATAAATAGACGTGTTAAGAATTTGTTAGTGTTGGTGCTTAAGACTGCAATCCGCCGGAAATAGGGCATAACCGCAATTAAATAGTATTactactacttgttttccaaagATGCAGGTACAATCTCACTTCGATTTAATCAAGTTCTTCGCATGTTTTAGCACTTAACGCATCTTGAGCAAGATAGTCAAAAACCCTTAACTAACTAACTTTTGCTAtccttttaaaatttaaactcgATACAACATTGTCCCATTGGAAATTGGCTATTATCTCAGTGCTTATTTATCAGCTAATGCCCAATGCATCTTCTCCTATTCTCACTTGATATGTTAAGCATTTCTAAAACATAACCTTCTCCTTGCCCCATCTTTAGTGCACAATTAAAATAGGAAGAGAGAATCGAGAATCTAAATACCACTCGTTTTTACATAAAGAAATGAGAATCTAAAAATGCGAAGAGTTATTTACCAAATATCCTTACACcaaaaatattaaaaagaaaatacagCTCATTTTTTACATAAAGAAATGAGAATCTAAAACCCAAGGAGTCAATGGGTTGAATAACAATTTTTGTAGTAGCATCGGTGACAAAATGTTCGAAATATACATCTTTTGGACCAAATTAAGTTGGCACATTTTCAAGTTCAAATTGGCAATGCATCAGACTACCAAGAAAGTAGGATTATCAAGACCAACCGTTCCACTTTTgactttatttgtttttttttttttaaacttacaTAGTGGATTCTTGATTGTACAATTTGAGACTAACAGCATTTTTCCTAGTATAAATAACATGCTACTATTGTTCTATGTGTACCATGCATAACAGAAGTTGATAAGCTATCGAAATTAATTAGAAACCCTTCAAATTAATTCTTTATTACTTTCTACTAGATAGTAAATTGAGGAGAAGATGGGTGGTGTTGAAGCTGGAGAGGACACAAAAGATTCAAAGACAGAGCCCAAAGGGAACAGAGGAATTTCATTTCTTGATTTTATTATGAGAATATTTGCCATTGTAGGTACCTTGGGAAGTGCAATTGCCATGGGGAAAACTAATGATACCCTTCCCTCCTTCACTGAATTCATCAAGTTTAAGGCTGAGTACAAGGACCTTCCCACTTTCACGTAAGATAAATatattattattctattttatACATATTGCAATATAAAGATTTTTACACAATCTGTATAATTTAACCGTTATAGTAAGTTGCCTTATAAACATTGATTTTCTACACTATACGTAAATTTTAAACTGTAATAGTAAATTAATTGCCATTTTTATCACGTTACAAATTAATTTTTATCATGGAAATTTAAATAATTAGCTTATAAGTGACATTATGATGTAATTATGTAAATGTTTTTATTTTGCACTCGTTGACGTAAAATTTGTGAAAACTCATAGGTTCTTTGTGGTAGCGAATGGCATCGTTAGCGCATATTTGGCTGTATCTCTTGTCCTATCCATCTTACACATTGTCATGAGTGGTGCAAGAATAACCAGGGTGGTTTTGATCTTCTTTGATACGGTAAATTCTTGAATTAATTAGCTATGTGCGggttcggggaagggccggacaCAAGGGTCTATCGTATTCATATGTAgtcttaccttgcatttctgcaagaggctgtttctacGGCTCGATCtcatgacctcctggtcacatggcagtaactttaccagttacgccaacgCTCCCTTCAAATTAGCAACTTCAAATTTTAATTATCTTTACACATACAATAATTTCTGAGCTGATAATTAAAATCAGGTGATGATGGCATTTTTGACATCTGGAGCATCAGCAGCAGCAGCCATAGTATATTTGGCACACAAGGGAAATGAACGTGCAAATTGGATTGCTATATGTCAGCAGTATAACTCATTCTGCGATCGTGCCTCTGGCTCTTTGGTTGGATCGTTTATTGGAGTTCTTGTGTTTGTGCTGCTGATTATATTGTCTGCTCTGGCCCTTTCAAGAAACTGATTTCGTCCTATAATGATCACTTCATGCAGGAAGAAAGAACGTTTTCCtgttgttttgtttttaataCTGTGTGTTTACATTCGAAAAAAATTCGATTTTTTGAGTTATTTTCTCATCTTAATTCTTACAAGCTGTTATTACATCTGTTTGTTTTAGTGATTCTTCCTCTCATTTAATAAAATTGATATTTAGAGTAGCACTGggaatcatgaaataattatctTTTAGCACTAGAAATCCTGGACTAATAATACTGTCAGCTAAGAATGAAGACTGTCTTTCTGAAAATCCATGTAGATCAATTTTCTGTAAGAAGCTTAGGAGTTAGGACCATATCAAGCAATAAAGTTATTTCAACTTCTAAACTACCTGACACCCCAAACACATCCTTAAAAAAATAGTAATAGTGTAAGCACCAATCAAAGAACTACAAAAATGTCTTAAATGATCAATGCAATAACATCAATGGACTACTGATAAAACAGCAGAATTGAAATTTCCATGTCTCGTGCACTACAGTGGTCTATGATGCGTAGAGGAGGAAGAATTGGATCAAAGGTGTCGTCTTTGGAATGAGGATGGACCTTCACGCGGAAGTTTAAGAAAGGGGGATTAAGATTGGTCGCGGATCACACATGGAGCTCTCCCAATCTCTGACCAGCCAATTTTATTTCTAAGAGTGCATAAGCTTTGAATCAAACAAAAAATTCTTGAGAGTGTCATCAGCCTCGATTAGAGTACAACCAGGTTCTTTCCAAACCCCATTATCATCCATCAACTTCCTCACCCTTTCAACACCATCCCATTCATCTCTTGAAGCATAGATGTTTGACAGCAAGACATAATCACCACTGTCTTCCCTTCCCAATTTAAGCAGTTGCTCATTAGCATACCTTCCCAGCTCGACATTGGAATGAACTTTACAAGCTCCTAGCAGAGTTCTCCATATAATAGCATTAGGTTCAATCTCCATCGTGTTAATGAAATCAAACGCTTCATGCAGTAGTCCTGCACGTGCTA contains:
- the LOC104241105 gene encoding casparian strip membrane protein 3-like, which gives rise to MGGVEAGEDTKDSKTEPKGNRGISFLDFIMRIFAIVGTLGSAIAMGKTNDTLPSFTEFIKFKAEYKDLPTFTFFVVANGIVSAYLAVSLVLSILHIVMSGARITRVVLIFFDTVMMAFLTSGASAAAAIVYLAHKGNERANWIAICQQYNSFCDRASGSLVGSFIGVLVFVLLIILSALALSRN